A DNA window from Panthera tigris isolate Pti1 chromosome X, P.tigris_Pti1_mat1.1, whole genome shotgun sequence contains the following coding sequences:
- the DUSP9 gene encoding dual specificity protein phosphatase 9, which yields MEGLGRSCLWLRRELSPPRPRLLLLDCRSRELYESARIGGALSVALPALLLRRLRRGALSVRALLPGPPLQPPPPAPVLLYDQGGGRHRRGEADADEWEADSVLGTLLQKLREEGYLAYYLQGGFSRFQAECPHLCETSLSSRGGPSTAPVPSPVVGLGGLCLGSDYSDAESEPDRDSMSCGLDSEGATPPPGGLLPSFPVQILPNLYLGSARDSANVESLAKLGIRYILNVTPNLPNVFEKNGEFHYKQIPISDHWSQNLSQFFPEAIAFIDEALSQNCGVLVHCLAGVSRSVTVTVAYLMQKRHLSLNDAYDLVKRKKSNISPNFNFMGQLLDFERSLRLEERRARERSSGGQESATSDPPSFFTTPTSDGVFELDPT from the exons ATGGAGGGTCTGGGCCGTTCGTGCCTGTGGCTGCGGCGGGAGCTGTCGCCCCCGCGGCCTCGGCTGCTGCTCCTCGACTGCAGAAGCCGCGAGCTGTACGAGTCGGCGCGCATCGGCGGGGCGCTGAGCGTGGCCCTGCCCGCGCTGCTGCTGCGCCGCCTGCGGCGGGGGGCCCTGTCGGTTCGCGCGCTGCTGCCCGGGCCGCCGCTGcagccgcccccgcccgccccggtGCTCCTGTACGACCAGGGCGGGGGCCGGCACCGGCGCGGGGAGGCGGACGCCGACGAGTGGGAGGCCGACTCGGTGCTCGGCACCCTGCTGCAGAAGCTGCGCGAGGAAGGCTACCTGGCATACTACCTCCAGG gtgGCTTCAGCAGATTCCAGGCAGAGTGCCCCCACCTGTGTGAGACCAGCCTCAGCAGCCGGGGTGGCCCAAGCACAGCCCCAGTGCCCAGCCCAGTGGTGGGGCTGGGCGGCCTGTGCCTGGGCTCGGACTACTCTGATGCGGAATCCGAGCCTGACCGCGACTCCATGAGCTGTGGCCTGGATTCGGAGGGTGCCACGCCGCCCCCAGGGGGGCTGCTGCCATCCTTCCCTGTCCAGATCCTGCCCAACCTCTACCTGGGCAGTGCCCGGGATTCGGCCAACGTGGAGAGCTTGGCCAAGCTGGGCATCCGCTACATCCTCAACGTCACCCCCAACCTGCCTAACGTCTTCGAGAAGAACGGCGAGTTTCACTACAAACAGATCCCCATCTCCGACCACTGGAGCCAGAACCTGTCCCAGTTCTTTCCTGAGGCCATCGCGTTCATTG ATGAGGCCTTGTCGCAGAACTGCGGGGTGCTCGTTCACTGCCTGGCAGGCGTCAGCCGCTCTGTCACCGTCACTGTGGCCTACCTCATGCAGAAGCGCCACCTCTCACTCAACGATGCCTATGACCTGGTCAAGAGGAAGAAGTCTAACATCTCACCCAACTTCAACTTCATGGGGCAGCTGCTAGACTTCGAGCGGAGCCTGCGGCTGGAGGAGAGGCGCGCCCGTGAGCGCAGCAGCGGGGGGCAGGAGTCGGCCACCTCCGACCCACCGTCCTTCTTCACCACCCCCACCAGCGACGGTGTCTTTGAGCTGGACCCCACATAG